AGAAACAAATATGAAAATAGAAGTTTTAGGCTATCCGGATAAAAATGCAAAAGCAAAAGCTACTTTAAAAGCTAAAGCTTCAGGTTTTAAAACTATTGAAGATTTAAGTAATTTCGATAAAGAACTTGATGAAATCAAAACAAAGCTTGATGAAGTTAAGTCAAATATTGATAAGTTAGAGTATCCTAATGTTCAACTAAAACCTAATGCGGAAAAATCAGCTAAGGATAAATTTAAGGAAAAATTAAATGATAAAGCTGATGTAAAAAGCATTTCAGAAGTATTACCAAAAGATTGAAGTGAAAAAATCAAAAAATATAACGAAGTATTTAATAAAATTGGAAGTTTCATTGATACTAATGGATTAAAGAAAAGATTTGCTCAAACAGATAGTGCCACAACTGGTAATTTCACAGAAAGTTTATTAATTTGAAATATCTATGAAACAATAAGACCAAAATACATCAAAAAAATTAAAGATTTAAAATTAAAAGATGACTCAAAATATACTGATAAATTTAAAACAATGTTATCAAAAAATCATAAACATGATGCTAATTGATTATTAAAAGAAATTTCAGAAATGATTGATAATCACAAAAAAGCTAAAACTAATTAATTCAGAAATTAAAAATCTCTGTAGAAACAGAGATTTTTAATTTTATTTTTTAAGTTTTTGCAATTGTCGAACAGCGCTTCTAGCTGCTTCTCATAAAATTTCACTAAAAGTAGGATGAGGATGAATAGCTGCTGCTATATCATAAATAGTACTTTCTAAATCCATTGCTAAAACAACTTCTGAAATTAAATCAGTTGCGGATGGACCAATAATATGACATCCAATAATTTCGCCAAATTCCTTATCAACAACAAATTTAGCAAATCCTTTTGGCTCATGAGCTGCAAGTGATTTACCCACAAAAGTAAATTGATGTTTTGCAACAATTACATCTTTACCTTGCGCCTTAGCTTGTTCTTCTGTTAAACCAACTACAGCAATCTCAGGATGCGTATAAATACATGCTGGAACAGTTTTATTTGAATATCTAACTGGCTTGTTCAAAATATTCGAAACTGCGACACAAGCATGTCTATAAGCAACATGAGCTAACATAGCTTGACCTACGACATCACCAATTCCATAAACACCATCAATATTTGTTCTACAATGTTCATCAATAAGTAATTCATTATATTTACCTAATTTAATGCCGACTTCTTCAAGGCCTAATGACTCTGGAACTCTGCCGACCGAAACAAGTACTAACTCTGATTCTATTGATGATTCTTTTTTATTCACCTCATAAAAAATCTTGTTGTTTTCAAATTTAGTTGTAGTAGCATTAACAATAATCTTCACGCCTATTTCTTTAAGATCATTAGTAACCTGCTTAATAATATCCTTATCTAACATCGGTAAAATTTCACCAGTGTTTTGTAAAATTGTAACTTTAGTTCCTGCTGTTGCAAAAACTTGTGCAAATTCACAACCAATAACGCCACCACCGATAATCGTAATCGATTTAGGTTGCTTTTCTAAATTGATAGCGGTTTTTGAGGTAATTAATTTACCTGACTTATAACCCTCTTTAAAACCTGGAAGTGAAAGTTTTCTAGCAGTTGAACCGGTTGCGATAATGATATTTTTAGCATAGTAAACTTTTGAATCAACTTCAATTTCATGAGATCCGACAAATTTAGCTTCACCGAAAATTGTTTTCACTTTATTCATTCTCATTAAAGTTTGAATCCCACTAGTTAATTGTTTAACCACATTCCTTTTTCTTTCGTGCATTTTATCCCAATTAATTTTTACATTGAGTTTTTGATCAATTCCATATTCATTTGCACGATTAACTAAATGCAATACTTCAACTGATTTTAATAATGCTTTTGTAGGGATGCATCCAACATTTAAACAAACACCACCTCAGAATTCTCTTTCAATAATTAAAGTTTTAAGACCAGCACTACCAGCTTCTTCAGCAGCTACATATCCACCAGGTCCTGAACCGATAACAATAACATCAAATTCTTCTTCAATTTTTCCATTATAAACTTTTCCAATATCTTTTTTATGCTCAATTGATTCAATAGAATTTTGTAATACTGAGGTTTGCTCAACTATTTTTGTAGCTTTTGTCAATTCAGAAAGATCAAACAATTGATTTGAAACCTTAACTTCACCAACAACTGATGCACCACTAGCACTTTGTTCTTGTTTTGTCTTTGCAACTTTTAATGACTCTGATGTTATTGATGTAGCATTAGCTGTATCACCATCATCAATTAAGAAAATTTCTTGACCCACATGAATAGTATCACCAACGGTCATTAAAACCTTTATAACTTTTCCGCTTACTGGCGAAGAAATATCAGAAGTAACCTTATCTGTTTCCACTGAAAATAAAGAATCCCCTTCATTAACTACATCACCTTCTTTCTTATAAATTTCAACAACAACACCCTCGTGCAATCCCTCTCCGATATCTGCAAATTTAAATCTATACATATTAAAGTACTCCTAAAATCTCTGGCTTTTCTAATAATTCCTTAATTCTTAAAAGGAATCTTCCGACAGTTGCTCCATCAATTCATCTATGATCAGCAGAAACAGTGAGATTCATAACTTTTCCTGGTACTATTTGACCATTTTTAACAATTGGTTTGTCAATAATTGCTCCTACACCTGCAATTGCTAATTCTGGATAATTAATAACCGGTGTTCCAAATAATGCGCCAATTGATCCGTAATTAGTAATAGTAAAAGATCCTCCGGACATTTCATTTGATTTAATTGTTTTTTCTCTTGCAGCGAGTGCTAAACGAGAAATTTCTTTTGCTAAATCAATAATGGTAAGGTTTTGAGAATCTTTAATAACTGGAACCATTAAACCAGCAATAGTATCAGCAGCAATACCTAAATTAATTGTAGTAGGGTACACAATTTCACTTGTTAATTCATCATATTTAGCTGCTAGAATAGGAAACTCCTTTAATGCTACTATTATTGCTTTTGCAATATATGGTAAAAACGTTAGCTTTACACCAGTTGTTTTTAAAACATCTTCAACAATTGATTTCCTAAGATCTCATAAGTGTGATACATCTATTTCATTTACTAGACTAAAATAAGCAACATTATTTTTAGAATTTATCATTGCCTTTGCGATTGTTTTTCTAATAGAAGTAACTTTAACTCTTTTTCCGTCTAATACTATTGGATTTAAGGGTGTCGCATTCATAGCGGTTTGAATCCGAGGTTGTGAATTTAAATTTAAAACTTTCATAGGTTCATTAGGCTTATGTTCAGTAAAAGCTAAAATATCAGCTTTTAAGATTCTGCCTTGCGGTCCTGTACCTGTTACTTGTTCAATATTAATTCCTAACTTTGCAGCAAGTGCTCTTGCTAATGGAGTTGATAGTATTTTTTGCATATTTACCTTTCTTATTAAAATTTAAATTCCACTATTTTTTTTATTTTTGTAATAATCTTATCGCTATCAATAGCATGATATTTTTCACCTCTAGCTAATGGAACTGTAATATCATAACCAGTTAATCTTGATAAAGGTGCTTTAAGGTATTCAAAAGCTTTTTCATTTACTCGTGCAATAATTTCAGCAGAAACTGAAAATGATTTTACGGCCTCATGAACAACAAGTAATCTTCCAGTTTTCCTTACTGAATTAATAATTGTTTCAATATCCAAAGGTTTAATTGTTCTAAGATCAATTAATTCAACACTAATGTTCGAATTAGCAGCAACAAGTTTTTTCAATGCTTCAATACATTCATGAACCTGTGCACCGTAAGTAACTAGTGTTAAATCATTTCCTTCTACCAAAATATTAGCCTTACCAATTGGAACTTCATATATTTCTGCTGGAATTTGTTGTTTAAATGAACGATAAATTTTTTTAGGTTCTAAAAACACAGCTGGATCCGGATCATTTATAGCTGCAATCATTAACCCTTTTGTATCGTATGGCGTAGAAGGCATAACCACTTTAATTCCTGGTATATGGGCAAACATTGCTTCAATGGCTTCGGAATGGTGCTCAAGCGCTCTAACTCCGCCGCCCATCGGCATTCTTAGCACCATCGGAACAGTAAAACGACCTCGAGAACGATTTCTATATCTTGCAGCATGAGTCATTAATTGTTGAAATGATGGATACGAAAATCCTTGGAATTGAATTTCGACGATTGGTTTAATTCCGAAAATAGCCGCACCTACTCCAATACCACACATTGATGCTTCAGCGATTGGAGTATCTCACACTCTTTGAACACCATATTTCTTTTGTAATCCTTCTGTAGCCCTAAAAACACCACCTTCAAACCCTGCATCTTGTCCTCACAAAACTACTGTTGAATCTTTTTCCATCATTAAATCAATTGCATTTGTAACAGCACCAATATTATTTAACTCAATTACTTTTTTATCCATTATTTAGTCTCCCTTGTTGAATAATATGCAATTGCTTCTTGTTTTTGTTCTATTAATTCAGGAGTTAATGTTGCGTATGTATAATCAAAAATCTCATTAATATCTACATCTAGTTCTTTTAATGATTCTTGATAAGCTTCTTTAACTTGGGTTAAAGAGTCTTCTCAAATCTTTTCTTTTTCATCAATAGATAAGTATTTTTTATCAATTAGATATTTTTCAATACGATGCATTGGTTCTCATTTTTCCTTTTCTTTTTCTAATTCAATAGTTCTATAAACTCTTGGATTATCGCTAGTAGTATGAGGTCCTTGTCTTCATGTAATAAATTCAACAATAACTGGTCCATTACCTTCTCTTGCAAATTCCACTGCTTCTTTTACGACTGCATATGAAGCTAATAAATCATTCCCATCGACCCTAACGCCTGGAATGCCAACGGCTATTGCTTTTGCTGCAATTGTTTCTGAACCAGTTTCTAAATGTTCTGGTGTTGAAATTGATCATTGATTATTATTGACACAAAAAACTGATGGTCATTTTCAAATTGCAGAAGTATTTATCGCTTCATAAAACTCCCCTTCAGCGGTTCCGCCATTACCAATAAATGACATTGAAACAACCTTTTTTCCTAACAATTTAGCCGCATAAGCAATTCCAGCTGCATGGGAACATTGAGTTGCAATCGGGATATTAATAGGCAATAAATTAATTCCTTTTGGTGTTATATTCCCTCTTTCATTACCATTCCAATATAACATTTGATTTTTAATAGGCATCCCCATGTAAAGCATAGCAGCATTAGATCTAAATGCAGGAACAAATCAATCATCTCTTTGAAGTGCCATAGCTGAAGCTACTTGTAAAGCTTCTTCACCAAAATTAGGAGCAAATGTCAACATTCTTCCTTGACGTTGAAGTTGCATCATATATTCATCTTGTCTTCGTGAAAGAACCATAAATTTATAAGCTTTAATTAACTCATCTTTACTTAATTTTGGTTCATTTTTAATCCCTTCATTAGTTAAACTTCCATCTATGTCTAAAAATTGGATCATCTCGTCTTTTGAAAGCATAACCTTACCTGGTTTTATAAATTTAAGTACCATCTTCCCTCTCTATATATTATTTTTAAAAATAATTTTATTCATATACTATAATTATATATTTTTATTTGATTAATAGACATTTTTATCTATATATCGTATAAAAGTAAAAAACTCTAGTAGTATAAAAATAAAACCTTCTTATCCGAAATAAATATCTAAAAGTAAATCTTTATAATGTACTATTTAAAAATTTGTCCATATAAACCTTGCTTTGTAGAATAATCAAAAAAACATTTTTTTACTATTGTTTTATTCTATTTATTTTTTATAATTATTTTATTAAGAAAGAGGAAAAATGAAAGTTGTAAGTGATTATAAAAAATTCGATGCATATAAATTAGAAGTAGATGAAAAACTTGTTCCATTGTTTAAAGAAGTAATTGATGAAGCTTTTACAAAAGTTAATCAAACACTTTTAAAAAGATATCAAATTCTAATGTGATCATTTTATGGTTTTGGTGTGCTAATGTTTCTGCTAGGAATAGGATTATTTTTTAACTCATTTGATTATGGATTATTAATTATTAGTCTATTCGGAATCATTAGCGCGATAATAGGGGCTATATTTAATATAAAAATTTATAAGGTTAAAAAAAGTGTCTATAATGAAATAAATCAAAATATTAATGATAATTTATTATACAAAAAGGCTTTTGAAATGCTTGAACCAAAATTTAAATATCTTGGAAAGAGCGAGAATATTATTACTCCAAGAGAAATTAAAGTATATAGATGAGATGTTCCAGCCGGAGCTGAAATCGAAAAAGTATCACATGAAAAATCTTGAATCATTGATGGTAAATATCCTGTTGGTTTAGTAAATGTAAAATGATTCCAAATTATTGAAAGATCAAACAATAAAGAAAAAGAAATTAGATATTACTATTCGTCATTAATTAAGATAGATACTAGATTATTAAAAGAAAAAGGATTTTCATTCACTTTATTTAAATCATTTAGTTTTTGATCAAATCTTCAAAAAATAAAACTAGAAAATAGTGATTTTGTTAAAACATTCAAAGTAAGATCTGATGATGAATTAAAAATCAGACAAATGTATACACCTTTATCAATGGAATTATCTATGCAAAGATACCAAGATAATAAAAATTCAAAGGTAACTAAATTCCATATTTATTCAACTGGCGAATATATTTACTATACTTTTTCATCAGATATGGGATTTATGGAGTTAGATATTCCATTTACATTAAATAAAAACAAAGTTGTTAATAAAACATATTATGATTTTATGATAGACACATACACATTTTATTATTTACTATCAATTATTTACATTCCAAATTATTTAGATTAAATTCTTCCTGGTAATTTAATCTTTTTTTCTAAACTTATCTAACTATATTTTAGATTAGTAAGTTAAAAAATTATATAAAAAAGTTAACATATAATTGTTAACTTTTTTGTAACTATTTGTTATTATTTTTCATTATATTTAAGATTCAGGGCATTTAAAATTGTTTGGATAATAAAATTAAATGGTTTATTAAAATGAGGTAAAAAGTAATAATCCATTAAAGCAATTTGAGGTAATGTTAAACCATCTTGAATAGCTAATGATAACATATACATAACCTCAGTATGATTTGCAGTTTTTCCTTCTGAACCAATTTGAGCTCCAAGTAATTTTAAAGTTGTTTTATCATAAACAATTTTAAACCATACTTTATAATGATGTTTCATAAATTCGGGTCTATCATTATCTTCGAAATATTCAATAGCAAAATTTTCTTTGATATGATCATATTTTTTAGCCATAGTCTCAGTTAATCCAGTTGAAGCATAATTAAAGTCAAAAACACTAATCGCATTTGTTCCTGAGTATCCTGGAAACGGAATCGCTTCACTACCAGCTAAATGAAATGCAGCAACAATACCAGTTTTAACAGCATTTGTCGCTAAGGCAATATGACAATATTCTTTAGTTACATTATTTACCATTGAAGCAGCATCGCCAATTACATAAATATCTTTATCAGTTAAACTTCTTTGGAATTTGTCAACTTTAATAGCTCCATTTAAGGTTTTTTCAACATCTGGTAATAATTTAGTTTGTGGTTTGAATCCAATTGCTAAAATAACTAAATCAGCTTCATAGATACCTTTATTTGTTACAACTGATGAAACTGTTTTTTGATCTTTTGTTTCAAATTTTTGTACGATTTCCCCAAGTTGTAAGTTAATTCCTTGTTCTTTCATTTTTAATTCAATTTTATCTGTAAACTCTTTATCAAAATAATTAGGAATAATTCTCTTTTGCATATCAATTAATGTAACTTTTTTACCATATTTACTAAATGCTTCAACTAATTCAACACCAATGTATCCTGCTCCGATAATGACAACATTTTTAATTTTCGGACATAATGCCTTTTGTTTGATTTCTTTTGCATGGGCATATATTTTAGAAACTAATATATTTTCCAAATTAACATTTTCACATTTTGGCATAATTGGTCAAGTTCCGGCTGCATAAACTAATTTATCATAATGGTCAATAAATGTTTTTCCAGTAACCAAATCCTTAACAACCACATATTTTTCTGATCTATTTACTTCAATAACTTCATGAGCGATTTTAATGTTAATACCATGACTCTTTAATTCTTTTATACTTGAATAAAATAAACCATCAGGACTCTCGAATTCTCCTCCTACTCATAATGCTATACCACATCCTAAAAATGAAATATCTGTGTTTTTTTCATATGCAACTAATTCATTATTTGGTGCAATTTTTTTAATAGTTCTTAAAAAAGATGTCCCTGCGTGGTTAGCCCCAATCGATATAATCTTCATGTCTTTCTCCATATTAAATTTTAACAATCACTTTTTAATCATACTTAATTAAATATTTATATTTTAGAAATTAAAAAATAAAAACTAGCTTTTTGCCTGCAATGCTGTTATCAAAACGGTATCATATACATCATCAACAGTTGATCCCCTTGATAAATCATTAACAGGTGCAGCTACTCCCGTAACAATTGGACCAACCGCCCCAAAACCGCCTAAGCGTTGGGCTATTTTATATCCAATGTTACCAGCATCTAAATTTGGAAATATATAGATAGT
This DNA window, taken from Mycoplasmopsis cynos, encodes the following:
- a CDS encoding Vmc-like lipoprotein signal peptide domain-containing protein, with translation MSKYKKIFSGLGLLSISTLIGASVVACANKKPKASDSSTEAIDQNNNQGNSSKSKDGENTPGNPTPEAPKTPEKPEDSTPNKPEKTPEQGDGSSSENPGKTNENDKKDEPDEGMKKEPEKPGKDQPPLVTLEQKLQETNMKIEVLGYPDKNAKAKATLKAKASGFKTIEDLSNFDKELDEIKTKLDEVKSNIDKLEYPNVQLKPNAEKSAKDKFKEKLNDKADVKSISEVLPKDWSEKIKKYNEVFNKIGSFIDTNGLKKRFAQTDSATTGNFTESLLIWNIYETIRPKYIKKIKDLKLKDDSKYTDKFKTMLSKNHKHDANWLLKEISEMIDNHKKAKTN
- the lpdA gene encoding dihydrolipoyl dehydrogenase, with the translated sequence MYRFKFADIGEGLHEGVVVEIYKKEGDVVNEGDSLFSVETDKVTSDISSPVSGKVIKVLMTVGDTIHVGQEIFLIDDGDTANATSITSESLKVAKTKQEQSASGASVVGEVKVSNQLFDLSELTKATKIVEQTSVLQNSIESIEHKKDIGKVYNGKIEEEFDVIVIGSGPGGYVAAEEAGSAGLKTLIIEREFWGGVCLNVGCIPTKALLKSVEVLHLVNRANEYGIDQKLNVKINWDKMHERKRNVVKQLTSGIQTLMRMNKVKTIFGEAKFVGSHEIEVDSKVYYAKNIIIATGSTARKLSLPGFKEGYKSGKLITSKTAINLEKQPKSITIIGGGVIGCEFAQVFATAGTKVTILQNTGEILPMLDKDIIKQVTNDLKEIGVKIIVNATTTKFENNKIFYEVNKKESSIESELVLVSVGRVPESLGLEEVGIKLGKYNELLIDEHCRTNIDGVYGIGDVVGQAMLAHVAYRHACVAVSNILNKPVRYSNKTVPACIYTHPEIAVVGLTEEQAKAQGKDVIVAKHQFTFVGKSLAAHEPKGFAKFVVDKEFGEIIGCHIIGPSATDLISEVVLAMDLESTIYDIAAAIHPHPTFSEILWEAARSAVRQLQKLKK
- a CDS encoding 2-oxo acid dehydrogenase subunit E2; translated protein: MQKILSTPLARALAAKLGINIEQVTGTGPQGRILKADILAFTEHKPNEPMKVLNLNSQPRIQTAMNATPLNPIVLDGKRVKVTSIRKTIAKAMINSKNNVAYFSLVNEIDVSHLWDLRKSIVEDVLKTTGVKLTFLPYIAKAIIVALKEFPILAAKYDELTSEIVYPTTINLGIAADTIAGLMVPVIKDSQNLTIIDLAKEISRLALAAREKTIKSNEMSGGSFTITNYGSIGALFGTPVINYPELAIAGVGAIIDKPIVKNGQIVPGKVMNLTVSADHRWIDGATVGRFLLRIKELLEKPEILGVL
- a CDS encoding alpha-ketoacid dehydrogenase subunit beta, producing the protein MDKKVIELNNIGAVTNAIDLMMEKDSTVVLWGQDAGFEGGVFRATEGLQKKYGVQRVWDTPIAEASMCGIGVGAAIFGIKPIVEIQFQGFSYPSFQQLMTHAARYRNRSRGRFTVPMVLRMPMGGGVRALEHHSEAIEAMFAHIPGIKVVMPSTPYDTKGLMIAAINDPDPAVFLEPKKIYRSFKQQIPAEIYEVPIGKANILVEGNDLTLVTYGAQVHECIEALKKLVAANSNISVELIDLRTIKPLDIETIINSVRKTGRLLVVHEAVKSFSVSAEIIARVNEKAFEYLKAPLSRLTGYDITVPLARGEKYHAIDSDKIITKIKKIVEFKF
- the pdhA gene encoding pyruvate dehydrogenase (acetyl-transferring) E1 component subunit alpha: MVLKFIKPGKVMLSKDEMIQFLDIDGSLTNEGIKNEPKLSKDELIKAYKFMVLSRRQDEYMMQLQRQGRMLTFAPNFGEEALQVASAMALQRDDWFVPAFRSNAAMLYMGMPIKNQMLYWNGNERGNITPKGINLLPINIPIATQCSHAAGIAYAAKLLGKKVVSMSFIGNGGTAEGEFYEAINTSAIWKWPSVFCVNNNQWSISTPEHLETGSETIAAKAIAVGIPGVRVDGNDLLASYAVVKEAVEFAREGNGPVIVEFITWRQGPHTTSDNPRVYRTIELEKEKEKWEPMHRIEKYLIDKKYLSIDEKEKIWEDSLTQVKEAYQESLKELDVDINEIFDYTYATLTPELIEQKQEAIAYYSTRETK
- a CDS encoding DUF3137 domain-containing protein, with the protein product MKVVSDYKKFDAYKLEVDEKLVPLFKEVIDEAFTKVNQTLLKRYQILMWSFYGFGVLMFLLGIGLFFNSFDYGLLIISLFGIISAIIGAIFNIKIYKVKKSVYNEINQNINDNLLYKKAFEMLEPKFKYLGKSENIITPREIKVYRWDVPAGAEIEKVSHEKSWIIDGKYPVGLVNVKWFQIIERSNNKEKEIRYYYSSLIKIDTRLLKEKGFSFTLFKSFSFWSNLQKIKLENSDFVKTFKVRSDDELKIRQMYTPLSMELSMQRYQDNKNSKVTKFHIYSTGEYIYYTFSSDMGFMELDIPFTLNKNKVVNKTYYDFMIDTYTFYYLLSIIYIPNYLD
- a CDS encoding FAD-dependent oxidoreductase, with amino-acid sequence MKIISIGANHAGTSFLRTIKKIAPNNELVAYEKNTDISFLGCGIALWVGGEFESPDGLFYSSIKELKSHGINIKIAHEVIEVNRSEKYVVVKDLVTGKTFIDHYDKLVYAAGTWPIMPKCENVNLENILVSKIYAHAKEIKQKALCPKIKNVVIIGAGYIGVELVEAFSKYGKKVTLIDMQKRIIPNYFDKEFTDKIELKMKEQGINLQLGEIVQKFETKDQKTVSSVVTNKGIYEADLVILAIGFKPQTKLLPDVEKTLNGAIKVDKFQRSLTDKDIYVIGDAASMVNNVTKEYCHIALATNAVKTGIVAAFHLAGSEAIPFPGYSGTNAISVFDFNYASTGLTETMAKKYDHIKENFAIEYFEDNDRPEFMKHHYKVWFKIVYDKTTLKLLGAQIGSEGKTANHTEVMYMLSLAIQDGLTLPQIALMDYYFLPHFNKPFNFIIQTILNALNLKYNEK